Below is a window of Arabidopsis thaliana chromosome 2, partial sequence DNA.
cttgtgctCTTAacgtaagaaaataataataaatgttgttatcactgtataaatataaccaacaaaaaaaaggtaaaacaaaatgttgatGAAATTCATGTGTCAGACTGATGCCCTTTTTAACACGTAGAACGTGGGTGTTAAATGTCGTTAATTATCATGGAAGCATCAAATGTTATACTTATacacaagaagaaactgaagaacaaaaaataaagagaaaaagaaactaaagaacTATCTTAAAATGATACATATGTTTTTCAATTGCTTGCGAGTTTCAAGGTTAGTAGGATTGTTTTTCTGGTATTCGAATTTTTTAGGATGTAAAAGTTTACATATACACTAGCTAAAACGCTGATATTAGGGCTGGGCACAAGTACTCGTTACTCGTCCTATACTCGCTACTTGGCTCGTACTCGCTTTGAAAAAACAAGTACTCGTTATTAATAAGGCAAGTAACAAGTAGTATAATTTAGATACTTGCAAGTACAAGTTAAGTAACaagtaatgaaaaaaaattaatactcgaCTCGTTTGACTTGTTACTCgttattattttactattttatatacatatattgtatTGTTTTAGCGTTACACATTTAAAAACTACATTAgaaataaagtaaattttaaacatgtaaaaaatatgataaataaagtaataagTAATTTTAAGTAATTCGAAAGTGTTACTTGCAAGTAACTCTCAAATACTTGCAAATAACTTGTAAGCAACTCGCAAGTAGCAAATAATAATTCgtaaatatttgtaaataactCGCAATGAGCAAATAATAACTCACAAGTATGTATAAATAACTCGCAAGTAGCAAGTAACATGACAAGGCAATCATATTTTAGCAAGTACTTGTAATTACAAGTACTCGTTTTTAACAAGCCAAATACAAATagttattttgattattcGTACAAGGCAAGTCGAGTAACAAGTATCCCTAAATTAGCAAGTACTCGCCTTGCGCCCACCCCTAGCTGATATTGTCCATAAAAATATCAGTGCAATAgttttttaactattttaaattCGGCGAAATGGGTCAAAGTCAGACAATGAATCGATTAAAgttaaggaaaataaaaaaattcaagggATAAAGAGAATGAGCATGGAGAAGCATAATGATGAGAATGGAATCATATCCAACGGCCATAAAGCATAAGTCCTTTCTCTATAAATTACGACAACTTCTCTTCATCATTATAACCAAACTCATCCTTCACTTCATTATTCCTTTAACCACACATTCTCTTTGTTCattataataatcaaattaacTAACATATAATCGAACTATAATCACAAAATGTCTTCGATGGGAGCAAACTATGCACAACTTCAAGTCAtgcagaagaagcagaaggagaagatgatgaaaaagaagttggagaagagaagagatggcGGTGTTGACGGTGAAGAAGGAGGTGGCGTTTCTTCCGCCGGTAATAGAGTATTTCCGGTCAAGTCTTCTCCGTTGTCGACttaagaaaaagtagaaagaCAAGAGTGAATTATGAAGTGTgagatattttcttctattttcagTTGACTTTATGTGTCTCTATGTCACTATGTGTGATGTGATGCGATGTGATATACAAGTGGTCGTCTTTTGTATCAAGTTACGtaatttgtgttctttttttttttttttcaatgtcgattgtattaaaaaaaactttgtataTTTTCGTAGATTTCAATCAACATGTAAGATATATCTCTATTGACAATctattttgaagtttttaatttttgaatttcgCCAAAACGTTTACCAAATTTGTGAGACTTGCATAAAACACGAGTGGTCTATTCAGCCTATAAATTAGTTGAATGCTACAAGCCTACAAGCTTAAAATAAAtcgaaaattttatatattaattaaaacttataatttgtttagttctgttttctttctcagtgactgttgattttatatataattgtgtCTGACCTAAATTGTATTGCGTATGATTGAAACTTGTATGATTTgtagaaaagagagagaggaggagtgtctatatgtttttatttctttttgtcttggATCCATTACCATATCTATAGGTCTCAGATTCTATGTTTACAACCTAAACTGTTTTCATTATctatgaaatatttacaatttagcaaaaaaaacaatgacaaTCTACTCATCAAGAGGACTAGATGATGactttcaaatcttttttttttggttttttttttttttggcaaagatGACTTTCAAATCTTtgcaaacaaaatcaaaatgtaaaaaatgagagagagaaaccaaaaataataatgagaaAATAGTCTATTAAGAAAAGATGTACGTAAGAATTAAGTTAAAATGTAacactaaaataaaagaaaaaatcaaatgtatgATAAGACCCTCATCAAACCATTATATTgaagtaaattatatatgtatgaaaatgaaatatcaAAGAGTTCTTTTACTCTCACTTATGACACGCTAAATTAAAACCACTAAAAACCATAATATTAATTTCACGGCTACAAGTTGATGCTTCCTCAAACTTACTACGTTCCAATGCCGGGCACTGATTAAATATGGACttcacatctttttttttttttttagatattcATTTCCAAACGGTCTATTGACAGATGGGCTAAGAATTTCACGGGTTACAAAAAAGTGGTCCAAATCGGAACATAATAGAAACAAGATCAGTAAAACGACGGTTCACCGGCCGGAGACGCAGCCTTCACCTTCTATATCCGATGCAAATTTAACATATTTCGAACGAATCTATGAGATCTATATGAGAATTTTGCTTCTTGGGTTTTATACGGTTCGGGAAAGTGGATGTATCAAGTTGTGACAAGAAGCATCAAAGAATATGACTTTGTCCAGTCATTTTTATGGTATAGTGATGATCGTCAATGATCATAATTGGCTAGGAAGAAAGAGCACATGTGCATTCATATGATTATCATAATTGTGCATATCATATGCTTTTATGGGCATAGTTGTCgatagaaacaaaacatgcgtcgaggaaaaaacaaaagaatagtTAAAACTTAGAATCTTTGATTCTCATGAGCCATGAGGCCATGTGCTTTTTCTCTCCCACGTTATATGTTTTACCATCCTTATAATTTGCTCCCCCGACTTCTCTCACTTTCAGACGAAAAGAACTGCTGTCGCGATTTTTGAACAATTATGGAAAATAATTTAGATGTGAAGGAAGCCGTAAAAATAGTTATTATACTTTTTGtccatatatatagaattcgTGATGATTATGTTGTGGATGACAATTGGTGGTAGATAGAAACCTTTACTATCGCCATTGTTATGGGCTAATTAATCAAGTTTGGTAACAAATCAACATAATAGGACCAATAACAACAACTACTGCAGATCTTactattattctttttattaattcatcagtatattttattattttttcttgattgtttATCCGATTGATCTTGTAAGAGATAACTTTTGATTATTACATAACTTACTTCAACATGTTAAATGACACAATAAAAtagacaatttatttttgatatccttttgaaaaatattaaataaatatttgtaatgACTGTGTTGCACTAAAAAATCGAGATAACCCCATGAGTGATAATTTGGTAACATAATCTAAACTTAGAGACAATTAACTAATTAAGTTATTATCTGAGAAATAAATTagacaatatttttattcgtGTGTGTAATTTTTGtggtataatattttttcttatattgttTCAATTCTACGGATGTTTTGGATAAAAAGgttaatcaaatttataaaatgtaaaattttgcTTGAACAAATGAACCAAAATGTTTACTAATTGGCTAATTGCTGGAAAAAAacagttatataatttttgttaacaaaaaaaatgtttgatgtaaataattaattcaCAGCTAAAAGTCAATTTcctcatttatttttgattaaagaaagtaataaaaaacaattaagtaTACCATTCGCTGTACAAGAGTCGTTTAGTTCTGTCGGCTCGACAACCGACTCAAGCCGGCTCGAGTCGCTAAGTGAATCCACTCGCTGTCTGTCGGTGGACAAAGCCGGCTCCAATCTGATCACTCTCTCTCACCAGCACACACAcagctctctctcttccctctctctctcccccGCTTTATACTTTGTTGAGTCAAAATCacagacgaagaagaagaagaaacctctCTCTCACTCCTCTCTCCTTTCTCTCGTCTTATTCGCTTCTCTTCTACGTAACAGattgttcatcttcttctccttgttgcATTGAGGTGAGTTCAATTTGATCTATCAATGTCTAAATGCATGCTTTTTGAATTATCGGATCTCTTGTGTTTGATTTCATTGATAGAGATCCAATTATGATCTAGATCTGAAGAATCCTGTTTTTTGAGTTCCTATTGGTTAAA
It encodes the following:
- a CDS encoding uncharacterized protein (unknown protein; Has 35333 Blast hits to 34131 proteins in 2444 species: Archae - 798; Bacteria - 22429; Metazoa - 974; Fungi - 991; Plants - 531; Viruses - 0; Other Eukaryotes - 9610 (source: NCBI BLink).), with the protein product MSSMGANYAQLQVMQKKQKEKMMKKKLEKRRDGGVDGEEGGGVSSAGNRVFPVKSSPLST